Sequence from the Corvus moneduloides isolate bCorMon1 chromosome 18, bCorMon1.pri, whole genome shotgun sequence genome:
AGAGAGTGGAAGGACATGCTGTCTTTTTCTGGACATAACATTCCGATTGCTTCAGAATAAATGACTGGGGCTTGGGATGGAGGATCAGGCCACTGTTTGCGTAGGGAGATGGGAAGCAAGGGACTAAACAAATTCAGAGATAAAACATTCAAATTTAACATCAGGCCGTGAAACAGTTAAAGTAGAAGGTTAAAAGCTCTGTTGTGTCAGAAAACTGTGTGATGTAGTCATTAAACTTCAGATTCCAATATTGTGCTTTTTCAGGATCATGCAGAGGTGTAGGAAATTTTAGCTTTGTGCTGAGCAATTAGTATGTGCAGGACCTCCACAGTGAAGTTTGTAACTTTCCTCCATGTCCTGTTGGAGTTTGAGATGAGCCATTGAAAGAGTCAGGTTAAACAAAATGCATCTAGGATTAGTATGGATTCGTGATCCTACTCAAGGAAGCACTCAAATGAGGAAGAATATCCAGTAATTTTGCTTTGATTCTCTTCACTGAGGTGTATGAGCTGTGAACATGATGGGCAAGAGCAACATAGCAGGACTTCAGGTAAATGCTCTGAGCATCAGGATTAAGGTGCCCTGTTTTCAGGCTGGCTCCTTTCAAACAGGGGTTCCTTCAGTTCTTCTGACTCCATCTCAGAGCAGCTTGTGGCAGGGGATTATATTGGGTTTATTTTCCAGAGCAGTAGTTTTGGCCTAAGTATGTCACAGTAAATTGTTACGTTTTTCTAAACTTGGCCTGGCACTGGAGTTTGGCCGTGCTCTCGTCCTGCATGGGGAGGTGTGAGCCTGTGGGAGGTGTGAGCCTGTGGGAGGTGTGTGCTCCCACTCTGTGCCCAACCCTGTCCTGCTGAGGGACTCAGGGCTCACACCTGCCTCAGAGTCTCAGGCATAGCTGTCCTGCACCCCTTCTTCCTCTTCGGGGCCTGTTTTGCTCACTGCTTCCTTcgtttggttattttttcctcctaccagctttttcctgtcttttttttcctcccttcttgcTCACCCACATGCACAAAGCATTGTTTATTTCTCATCCTGCCCCTTCTGTTCTCTCTCCCTCCAGATCTTCTTTATTTCTACTTTATATTAATTTCAATCCCCTTCCTTGGAAGTTGGGCTGGAGGGTTAGATTTCAATATCGCTGCTTTGAAACAAACCTGTTGGGATTTGTAATGGACAAGCAGATGCTTGCAGTGTGATGTAGGGGCATATCACTGACATCCCTGAAATCCAAGAAAGTAGAAGCCATCTTTAGGAAGTCACTGAAAAATTGGAGGTTTTGCTGTAGGAGCATAGACAATATAGAGACTTCttgaggtttttcttctttaaaaaagattaaatggaTGATCTTTATCTTCCTCTTCATAGCTAGTTCACACACTAATCTCTTCTGTTGATTTCttccaccaaaaccaaacaaaacacagaaacaagatAGCCGAAGGTGGAGAAAAGCAAGAGTTTTGAAGCACATCCAAACCACCAAGAATCATTCACTTTCCTTTCAAATGCAGCATTAGCAATAGAGCTCTAAATCAATGAAAGGTCTAAAATTAGATTATATTCCTGAGATCAGATGTGAATCACAAGTtaatcatattttcttttattatcaCTGTCTTTACCCTTTTATTTTATCCTGAGAAATTAGGTTTCTGACTTGAAAACAGTGAACTGTGAAGGCATCAAACCCTGATGGATCAGACCACGCCAGATCACCCATGGATGGGGCCCAAAAATCTTGTGTTTTGGAGGTTCATGTTGCATCCAAAACTGAGCTTGGTGATTTATCCGTTAGTGCTGTGTTCCTCTGTCTTCCAGCCCTCTGATGTATCAAGCTGTTTCTTAAATTTATGAGAAAATATTATTGCTAAAGCTTACTAAATAAGGTTTTAAACCCACTCTGGAAGTGACAGGCGAGGATAGCAAGCAATTATCTCTTTACTGTGGCACAAAGCTCAGGGAACTGTTCTCCCCTCTGTATTTTTAGCTGAGGCTGTGGTGAAATGCACCCATATCTGAAGCAGAGGTATGAGGTGACCTGCAAGGGCGTGCAGGTGACGTGTATCTGCTCGTATGAAACGCAGCTGCAGGACTGTTTCCTCACAAGCAGCACCAGCTTTActcccagagctgtgtgcatGACACTGCAGGAACTCAAATGTAGCCCTGAGACATGACACTGGCATCGTGCCTATGTGTGTATTTCTGGGAGAGGTGTGTTTTGGTGGACATGTTTTTGTCTGCCTGTAGGTGAAGAATGATGCTGTCCTGGATGCAACAAACACTATGGACAGTGCAGGTATAATGAACAAATAGTTTGCTTATAGGATACAGATTTACATGAGCAAAAAGAATGGAGTTGCAGGAGGGAAGCATGCAGAGACCCTTGCAAAGAGTGTGCATGGTCAGCAGGAATGTCCTCAAAGATGTCCCTGTCCGGCATACCTTGAACACTTCTCCCAGCCGTGGATCTTGTTCCAGGGCCTGTGTGTGTGAAGGCCAGACAGGTATGGCCACAGAGGGGTGACCACACACGCCAGCAGTATAGCCCCCCTGTGAATGAGGGTTCATGTCCTTGCAGAGCAGGGTATTGGTGCAGCAGTTCTGTGGCAAAGCACGTGAGGATGGGCAGCACATGATGGCTCAAATCCAGTGTTTGCAATCAGAGGGAGACAGGTGTGTGTGAAAGGCTCCTCAACCTTTCCTCTGTGCAGCCTCAGCACTTGCCAGGACATAATTAGTGGGGCTCTCGTGTTTCAGGGCGGGCtatggagcagctgctgaagtgCCAGCTCAGATGGTAgccttgaaaacaaaacatcccTTGTTTCTCATCACCACTGTGAAATGCTGCCTTCATGAACTTGGGTTTGGCCCTGCAGCTTTCAGGATAGACAAAATGTGAGAATTTTGCCGATAATGTATTCTTCTAGGTCTGTTTAATATCCGTTATCAATTTAATGTGCCGCTTTAATGagattttgctttctccatCTCCTCCGTAGAGCTGATTACTTAGTGTGtgtggttggtgtttttttttctttttagaggaAACTGCAAGTGAAGAAGTTTAATGTTTGCTTCAGCTGAAGAGAATATTGCCCAAGTCCTAAtgggaaaaggtgaaaaagagaACCGGAGAATGTTGCTAGTAGGTATGGAGATGACAGGAAGCCATGACTAGAAGGGTGACTGTCAACAGGAAACAAAGCATCACAGCTGATGTGACACTGCTGTACAGTACagttgctgtgctgtgctgcctgctggaCTCTGAGGTCTGGGGAGCAGTGTCTGTCTCCGAGAGAGACTCTCCTGTCTGTTTGTCTGCTGGAGTTTGAATTATTCTGCACCTGGTTAATCACTTTGCTGGAGTTCGCAAAccctgggcttttttttcttgacaccAGCTACTGTAAAATCCTTGAACAGCTATGgggagaaaaatgtgtgtgtgagcaGCCTTCCTGGGCTGGCAGCCGAGTGCTCCATGGACCCCAGGCAGCTTTGAGGTGTCTTGGCTGTTCAGTGCTCTGCAGATATGAACGCTGATCTTTGGGCCTGGTTGTTCTCACCATGCTAGTACATGGGAAGGACGACTTCCTCTCAGACATAGCCTACATCATCCTGGAACTGATCATCGCAGTGCTGGCCATCCTGGGAAACATCCTGGTCTGCTGGGCCGTCTATTTGAATAGCAACTTGCAGAACGTCACCAACTATTTTGTggtgtccctggctgctgctgacatTGCCGTGGGCGTGCTGGCAATCCCCTTTGCCATCACCATCAGCACTGGCTTCTGTGCCTTCTTCTATGGCTGCCTTTTCATTGCCTGCTTTGTCCTGGTCCTGACTCAGAGCTCGATCTTCAGCCTCCTTGCTATTGCCATCGACAGAATCATTGCCATACGAATACCCCTCAGGTAAgcatgggctgggctgggctggggtggtAAGGGCTCAACATCCCTAGAAACCACAGGTCTGGAGACGAATCAAGGAAGGAAAAGTTAAATGAGGATCAGTGCTTTTTCTCTcgtattttgaaaaaaaacttttctagGTCCTAAAGTCTGCCTTGGCTGCTGGATTTTCTGGttgcttccttttcctgttcttctcTGTTCTCCTATGGTGTGTGTCCATTGCATCACAGAGgtgctgcctgggagctgccatTCCATACTTAGGCAGCCTGTGCCCTGAAGCCAGTGGCACCAGAAGGATCACTGGGAAGGTAGAGGGCAGAAGGGGGGTGAGGTTAGCTTGTCCCCCTCCccgtggggaggagggaggttCTGCCTGAAGCTGTAGCAGCAGACTGGGGAGAGGGAGGTAGGGTTTTCTCTCAGTCCATTAAATATgacaggagaagcagcagcaggctgccaAGAAATGGGCCTTAGGAAGATTTGGACTGGCTTAGGCCCTGCCTCTGGAAGCACAGCATATATTGGGTCAAGGTGGAGGCTTGTCCCAACCCACGTCTGCAGATGGTGATTTTGTGGTCTCTGCAGTTTAAAGAAAGTAAAGGACATTTTAATGACAGGCTGGCTGCTACTTGGTGTGCAACCAGGGAGGCTGACATGGAACAAGGGGAAGTTTtgccacacacacagaggctgctgctcagTTCAGTTTTCCAGGAGCGCGTTGTTGGGATGGGCTGTGTCTGCCTGTGGGCGCGAGGCAGCGCCGCGTTTCTGTGACAATGCTCCGAGTCATTCACTGAGCTCCAGAGATGGGGAGGAAGCCCCTGGGGAGGCTGGTGCAGGAGAATTGTAGGAGtcttcttccttcctgtctTGTCCTTAGGAGGATGCAGCACGCTCTCAGGAATGGAGAGACTGCCTTCCTCTCCTGAACAACCAATGTGGCTGCAAAAATGGAacaaatttctgatttttgtacTCTCGAGTTTGTGTTTTTGGACATCCTCACTCTTCTTGAGCTTAAATCACTTGTGCTGATCTGTACAATTTAGTTCTGTTTCTTCTGAATAGTTTGGTCATGCAGCATTTATGTCAATTAACACAAACCTCCCGTTCAAAACCAGAATGGGTGCCCTGGAGAGCAGAAATTGCCTTTCCATGTGGATCAGTGCAGCCAAGTCTTTCCTGAAGCCTCGCCTCAGCAAGTCTGTGCTGCTATAACATTACCTTTAATGGGTGGTTTCCAAAACCTGTTGGTCATACTTGTTACAGCTTCTATAGTTTTGGTGTAGATGTAAGGAATAACTGTTCCATTCAATTGCAGAGAAAACTCTGTCAATATTAGTTACCTATAAAATGGACTGCCTTCACTTTTCTACAGTCCTGCTATAGATGATTTCATTTTATGAACCAAAATAATGATAAATGGTACAAGGAAACATGTAGAGTAgcccctgggagctgcctctAAATGATTTTGAGAAGGGCAGATGTCTTGATTTCATCTCTCACGAGCTAACTCTGAGGATGCCTGCTGACAGTTTAAGCACTCTTATTGCTAGAGGATGACTTGCCCGGAAAcggattttaaaaatctggatttcTGCCCACTTTTTGGGCTATCACTGTAACTATATTGtcttgaaaatgtaatttcctgGAAGAGCCAAGGTGAAGAGTCTTTTCAAAAAAACAGACTACAtcagtgctgggcacagcaccgGTTTCACTatcttgttttggaaaaaacagaACACACCCTCTTCTGCCCCAGTAACAGAGGGATTGATTGGATGCAGAAACCCACAGGTACATCCATgggttcctcctcctccctgtcctCTGCTGGTTTGTCCTTTCACAACAGGAGTGATGAACTTGTCAATTGTGTTTCCCCTTAAGAATTTATGGATGAATAAGTGCTAGATTTATAGCCTCAGACATGCTAAGAAAGTGAAAGCTGATTATCTGAAGAGGGAAATGTGGTATAATTTAGATTGCCCACATcctcatgtttttttcttcttctaataCCTGTTTGTCTCAAACATGGGTCAAACAATTTGAAGGAAAGTTCTGCCACTAACAATGTGTTGTTTTCACCCCATCCTTTAATACCTTTAATAATTCTTCTTACAGCACATAAAAGGTACCACCAGGTATTCCTAACATTCATTAGCTGAATCATTAATAAACCAGACTTCCTTCACTCTAGTGAAACCAAAAAGGGTCAAACCTGtgttttattcttctgtttctctttaagTATTTCATGTCTGATTTGTCCTAATGAAGGTAGCTGCATATGTGGATGTGTATACCAACAGAAATAAACTGTGTCAGTATTAAGAAGGCAGAAGAGTGGGTTTTCTGATACTGCTTGGTTTTGGACCCCTCAGTACATTATTAGTTacctttgaaattatttttctgtggagaAGAGACCCTCCTCCAAAAAACTGCAATGGGAAAAGACATTTATaggtgaaattttaaaatggataaAAACTAATTTGTGAATATCTTATGTGTTCTGCCTTTCAAACAATTAAAACGTTTTGTAGAGTTTGGTAAATTTTCCACAAGTTCCCAAGCACTTTGCTGAATTCTGCcaagttttataaaaatgtaacatTCTACAAGTGGCAGTAAGGCACTCCCAAGGAAGGGAGCCCGAGCTATTGTTCGTTTTAGGACTAAATGAGGTCTCTCACATGGCAGCTACCTGAAAACCTGCATTGGCTAGTATCAAACCCCCAGGTGCTATGAACAAAACTGGCCCTGAATCTGAGCCCCAGGATGAAGCCCTGGGCCAAGAACAattgctgctttccaggctcCATGGTGCCAGCAAAGGCTCTGTGGGCGCTGTGCCCAGCCACGTGCCCCTGTGCAGGCATTTGTGTAAAGATATTCCCAGGGGGAGGACAGGTAGCTCCAACACCCTGGAAAGAGAGGGgaaattttccttcctgcagccaaacagaaaactgttctGAGGTTACTGAGGCTGCTGCTTGCTCTCTGTGCTGGATTCAGGCACGAAACATGCAGGTCATACAGTGCCAACTGCAGGCCTTTTCCTCTGATGgaagctgcttttgctgctgcaatGCTTCTCTGGGGAAACATTATTAaggtgcagctcccagctgttTGGAACTTTGGGACTGATTTATCCCATGTGGTGGTGATTTAAACTGCAGCTTTGAGGTGGCACTGGGATGTTTTTCTGACAGAGGACATGAAGAACTGGCTTCTCAAAGTCTGGAGTAGGAAGAATAGGGGAGATGAACACCAACCCTGAATAAAGTATAGGATGTGCAAGGGACCTTTGTGCTGAGAATAGCCTGTTTCAGTCGTTGCTTTAATTCTCTAGGGTTGCCTTCTGAAATGCTCATAAGTGAGCATCTAAACCAGTGATTTAATGTTTTATTGTCACTTTGAGCCatatttctttccctgctcACCATAAACCTTTTGACTTTATGGCAGGCGTTTCCTACATATGCTCATGTTAAACAGATTTAGGGCAGGTTCAGCCTAATGGGAGAAAAGAGTAATTCCCCTCCTTCTTTGAATATGGGTATGGCTTTAAAAGCAGTGGCTTCGTGGCCTGCACAGAACTTGCTGTTACCAAGGTTTTATTCAGGAAGCTGATCATGTCACAAGCAGAACTGTGTCTGCCCACCATTCCTCTTCCGCTGTTTAGAGAAGAGCTAATGCTGGGCACCTGTGCCCACCTGCAGGACTCCACCTCCCTCATCCCCATAGCATGGACAAGCACCAGGATCAGTTGGTACCTGGCAACAGGGGAGAAAGGTTCCTCACTGAGGGGTTTGGGAAAGGTTGTTTAGTTGGTACATGTGAAGgtatcagttttatttcttgccCTGCCACAGATTTCCTAGATGACCTGGGATTGCCAGAGTCTCTCATTTCCAGATACATGTAATAGGGATTGAATATCCTGCTTGGTCCTGTCCCTgatggctgcagctgcctgaggTGTTTGGCTGTTGAGTGGATGTGTTCAGGGAGCAGCATTTTGTAGTGATTTGTTAAACACCTTTGAGCACTGCTGGAATTCAGATGAAAGCCCTCAGCTGAGCACAGGCTTTCTGGGTGATGCAGTAGAAGGTGTCTGAAAAATGCTCCACGCCTGGCAGAGGATGTGCAGTGCTGTCCAGCAGAGGAGGGTTTGGAAGACAAGCAGGATGGCTGGACACTGTGATGGTGAGTTAGGCCAGCTACATACCGTGCAATGTATTGAAAGACTTTAAGTGCTCCCTGAAGTCTCTGTGGACAGAGTACGAGCTCTGCCTTCCACCCAGTCTCACAGACTCTGTGCAGGAATCTTTGTCTCCATGGCACAGAACTTAATCCAAGGACTCAGAAGTGTCACATCCACAGCCAAGTTACTTTAGGCAGTCCAGAGGAGCTGTACATTCACCAAGGGCAGCTATTCTCCTGCAGTCATTTTGCCAGCTGGgtggctgggagagcagcagggcaggtgaaactattttggggaaaacattcgcattttcatgtgtttgcaatagttggttttgctttttagaGGAGGCAGGTGACCCTATCCCCACACCCAGTGCCACCATGAgcatccctgtgctctgcactaACGTCCTTTGTGTAATTTCACAAGTAGAAGTGTTTGTTTGTGTGGCAAGTGCGTTATTTCCAGGAAGCAGGACACAGACAATCCAGTGCTGTCTGGACACATCAGACGTGCTGCAAAGTCACCTACCAGCTGTGCAGAACATGAGCTGCAGGTGTGACTAGCTCCTTTCAGCAGCTTGTGTCTCCTGCATGGTGCCAGCAACTCACAGGATAGGGGTTGTGTCTGGGAAGCCCTGAACTTACCCTGTAGAGCTCTGCAGCATGGAGAATATGGAGAGTGGCTTTGACCTGGCTGCTGTGAGCCTGCAGAGATACTGAGACAAAGTACACAAAGATGTACACAAAGTCTTCAATGACATCTCTAAGTGGATAAAAGGAAAGAGTCCAGGAAAGCCCATCTGGACTGTAACCCTACCTCAGCCAAGTCAGTCAGAGGTGCCTCATGTGGATCCTAGAAATTAAGCTCTCCTAAACAAATTAACACTTCTCAGTGGGTACCTGGCCAACACAAGGCCATTGACTATGTCACGAGATGCTGTGAGCTTTCTGTCTTAACCTTTGGAGATACTGAGCAAGGTGTTACGGACATGAACTCCAGCACAATACCctgcagctggaaagctgcttgGGTTGAGTGCTGTTCCAAAGCCTTGTAAAGTTTCTTGCATGGGAATTCCCAGAGGGTAAGAGGGAGGGGGAAGTGGGGGGGAGTGTTTGTCTGGAGAAGTaaggaatatatttttagtggaagggaagggacaTCTCTAGTCGTGGGATAACAGCTGCACAATTTCAAAATTCCTCTGACAAGATGTAGCTAattccagggctgcagggttttgatggtttttttttggttggttttttttttctttttgtttcttgggggttttttgttttgctttgtttgtttgttttggtttttgtttttccaagctTCAAGGGCCTTCAGCCACTCTCTTGCTCCCTGAGTGTACATTTCAAAGCGAAGATGCTGTTTTGATGTGTTGATGAAGTCTGAATGGAGCAGCTCTTTGCTACCACTCATGCTGTGCCCTTTGCATCCCTTAAGCACTGGGCAGGATCCACTAATTgctggaaaaaacctttttctccctcagaaTCAGCTGAATTCCTCCCTCATTTCTGGAAGGACAATTTAGGTGTGTTTTGCATGCTGGGAATTGTGTGGTTGGCTCCCTTATCCACTCActcttttctgattttgaaatgCAACTGAGAAAGGGAAATTCAAGCTTgatgggtctttttttttcccaaggccCATTGTCAGGGATTTAAAGCACGATCTCCATTCTTTACTGTGCAAAAGcagcctctctcctcccctgTCTTGAAGTTGTGTTGGGATAGGAGCATGAACCTGTGGGAGTAATTATTTCATTGGGAGATGGAAAGATTTCTGTGGCTTgttatattatttcttttaatgtttgttttctgagagaattctggggacagagggagaaggagcaCTGGGTAAACACTGGGAGCCCAGCGCTACCATCGGATCGCAGACACACGGGGTCAAATACAGTGTGGGACTCACGCTGGACAATGTGGGAATCCAGCCATCTACTTTCCATGCTGAGCATTACCCAGGGAAGGCAATTGCACTGAAATGTTAAACTGCTGCCCTGATTTACATTTTCAGAGGGAAGAACTGGTGGAGTCAGCTCAGGACTCGCAGTAACCTGCGAGGCCTTGGAAACTGGCTGGTATTTCAAACAAACCAAGGTCTCTGCTACACTGTCAGATTCTTACCAtgttgcttattttttctttcaacagaTCTTGGAGAATTTACTGTTAACTGGCTTCAGCCAGGTGTATCAGTACCTCCACCCCTGAGGTCCCTTTGGTGTGTGCAGTGCAGCCCATGGCACACCTGTAGTCGACAATTGTCCTCAGCTTaattcctcctttctgagaaaGACATGGGATTGGCTTAGCTGGGCTGGTGAGGAAAACTGCTGACTTGTCTCAGTTATTTCAAGAAGGTTGGTGGTGCTGGTCTTCCTAAAAGTGCCATTGTGGAGCAGAGTGAGATGCTATGCAAAGCAATGCCAACCTGGCTGCTGCAACTGAGCCAGCAGGATTTCCCTGGAGCACACCAGAATGTGGACACAGGGCTGGTGGCACTGTGCCTCCAGGTTCTTTTGTGCTATTTGGTTTACAGATCTACTGCAAGACAGACCTAACAATTCCATGCTAAAAGGCTGCTCTTTTGCCAGGAAGGAGACACTGCCTTAGCCTTTGGCAAGAGACCCACAGTGATCTTCATCACAAGGGTCAGAGCAGTACTATTGGTTATCCAGGCTGCAAGATCTGTGTGCACACCCAAGTGGACTGGTGGAGTGAAGGAGCACAGatgaaaactgaattaatttccctgcttttctgtcAACTATTCACCCCTTaaaggaaaggggagggaaataGGTGGCAGACAGTGTCACCATGGAGTCCTTGCTGTGCTGCATGAGTTCTGCACAGCAGAGAGCCCTCTGATCAAGCAGGTGCCTTTCTCACTGTCTTCTGGAACATGGGGCCATTGTGAGGTTGCATGGGTGCCAGGAGCTTGTTGAATGACACTGATATAGCTCCCATCTCCTCTGCTTTACAGGTACAATGGCTTGGTGACCGGCTCTCGAGCCAAAGGCATCATTGCCATCTGCTGGGTGTTGTCCTTCATCATCGGCCTGACCCCAATGCTGGGGTGGCACAACCGCGCCCAGATCGAAGATCTGGGTTCCAACAGAACCTCTCCCATCAACTGCAGCAACAGCATGGTGGCGTGTCTCTTCGAGGCCGTGGTCACCATGGAGTACATGGTCTACTACAACTTCTTTGCCTGtgtgctcctgcccctccttctcaTGTTTGGTATCTACTTGAAAATCTTCATGGCAGCCCGGCGCCAGCTCAAGCAGATGGAGAACAAGATGGTACATGGGGAACGTTCCCGCTCCACGTTGCAGAAGGAAGTCCATGCAGCCAAGTCTTTAGCCATCATTGTTGGGCTGTTTGCAGTCTGCTGGCTTCCACTACACATTATTAACTGCTTTACCCTTTTTTGCCCAAATTGTGCCCACGCTCCCCTCTGGCTGATGTATCTGGCTATTATCCTGTCTCATGCTAACTCGGTTGTAAACCCCCTTATTTATGCCTACCGGATCAGGGAGTTCCGATACACCTTCCGTAAAATCATCAGCCAGCATATCCTGGGCCGGAAGGAGCCGTTCAAGGCGGGAATAGCCAGCTCCAGGACTTCCACCCATGGTGGGGACACAGAGAACGCCAGCATACGGATCAGTGAGTATGCACTAGAGGTATACACCAACGGAGAGATCCACAGGGATCCCGAAAAGCAGGACTTAAACAGATGCAAAGCTGGCTTGGAATGGCACCAGAATGGAAATGCTCTGGACCTGGAGACAAATGGGCATCTCCCACATTCCTGCAAAAATGGGATTCTCTCAGATGCATGCCTGAACAGGGAACTTCAGAGTGAAGAGCTAATTGATGTCCAGGTGTCTTACTCAGATCTGGAAAGAGCAGCCTTTGCTGCAGCTGATGTTTCCTGATGAGACTTTTGAAGTTTTCCTggtagaattatttttttttccattggtgACCTCTGCCATGGCAGAAAGGGAggttggggggtggggggagagcagTGTATTCAGATTGCTGTGGAGAAAGGGGTCCATATCCAGGACTGTTGGATGATCCTAAACACCAGACTGGAGAAAAGCCAAGAGACCACTGAAGTGGACTAAGGAAGGAGGGACACGTTACCCATCAATGACCTGTCACCAAGAGCAGTGCCAAGGTCAAGGATGGCATTCCAAGTTCAGCACTGGGAGACTGCTGATTCAGGGATTTCGTGACATTGTCCTGTACTGTGCCTGTGGTTGTATGTTGGTTTCACTGTCTTCACCAGTGGAAACAGAAGCGTGGCTGGAAGTATTCCCTGAATAACAAAAAGCAACTGGGAAGGGCCTCCTGTGGCACTGCAACAAGCAGAAGGGGGGATAGCAAAATCTATTGTCAGGAAGGATGCCAAGAGCTGcttggagagggaaggaatttACCTGATGGGAACTCTGGATACTTTCAACCATGGCACTTTGTCTTtcagtttgtgtttttaaagcttATACTGCAACAGGTTGctccaaca
This genomic interval carries:
- the ADORA2A gene encoding adenosine receptor A2a; the protein is MLVHGKDDFLSDIAYIILELIIAVLAILGNILVCWAVYLNSNLQNVTNYFVVSLAAADIAVGVLAIPFAITISTGFCAFFYGCLFIACFVLVLTQSSIFSLLAIAIDRIIAIRIPLRYNGLVTGSRAKGIIAICWVLSFIIGLTPMLGWHNRAQIEDLGSNRTSPINCSNSMVACLFEAVVTMEYMVYYNFFACVLLPLLLMFGIYLKIFMAARRQLKQMENKMVHGERSRSTLQKEVHAAKSLAIIVGLFAVCWLPLHIINCFTLFCPNCAHAPLWLMYLAIILSHANSVVNPLIYAYRIREFRYTFRKIISQHILGRKEPFKAGIASSRTSTHGGDTENASIRISEYALEVYTNGEIHRDPEKQDLNRCKAGLEWHQNGNALDLETNGHLPHSCKNGILSDACLNRELQSEELIDVQVSYSDLERAAFAAADVS